A single genomic interval of uncultured Desulfobacter sp. harbors:
- a CDS encoding MarR family transcriptional regulator, protein MPEDLGDKILKTSGNLTLVIDNLEKRGFVRREKDFTDRRRMVFNLTAFGNKLIKDIFPKHSKIAQNVFSVLDPKEQESLGRLLKKLGLKKQMMNKQFREENYVRCKKN, encoded by the coding sequence ATGCCAGAAGATTTAGGGGACAAAATTCTTAAGACCAGTGGCAATCTTACTCTGGTGATCGACAATCTTGAAAAAAGAGGATTTGTCAGACGGGAAAAAGATTTTACTGACAGGCGCAGAATGGTTTTTAATTTGACAGCTTTTGGAAATAAATTGATAAAAGATATATTCCCGAAGCACTCAAAAATAGCACAAAACGTATTTTCAGTTCTTGATCCGAAAGAGCAGGAGTCTTTGGGTAGGTTATTGAAAAAATTAGGTTTAAAAAAACAAATGATGAATAAACAATTCCGGGAGGAAAATTATGTCAGATGCAAGAAAAATTAA
- a CDS encoding UbiA family prenyltransferase, with product MKSEMSFYDTIVPAKLQSFFALSRTHHGVLDMMAPVFAALVYLGHFPGPKVVLAGIITVFSGYTAVYALNDIAGYRDDKKHIQPVDQKGTDLDSILIRHPLAQGVISLKSAAVWAGFWSVMALLGAWYLNPVCILIFLGGALLEIIYCFLLKISYLRIVINGFVKAAGPVAAVFAVDKSPDALFLCLIFIFFFLWEAGGQNIPNDYTDIDEDRQIHAKTLPLVFGRETASFLIMGSLGAALCVMTIVFFMSPVDFRWFSYLVFGTGSFFLLIHPAQKLRKTGLNQAAMTLFNKASYYPLFLLCVVLMDLFL from the coding sequence TTGAAATCTGAAATGTCCTTTTATGACACGATAGTTCCGGCAAAACTTCAATCTTTTTTTGCGCTGTCACGTACCCATCATGGCGTACTTGATATGATGGCACCTGTTTTTGCCGCCCTGGTTTACCTTGGGCATTTTCCGGGTCCGAAGGTTGTCCTGGCAGGTATTATTACGGTTTTTTCCGGCTATACAGCCGTTTATGCACTCAATGATATTGCCGGATACAGAGATGATAAAAAACATATTCAGCCGGTTGACCAAAAAGGAACCGATCTGGACTCGATCCTGATCCGGCATCCCCTTGCCCAGGGCGTGATCAGCCTGAAATCCGCTGCTGTATGGGCCGGTTTCTGGTCTGTTATGGCTCTGCTGGGCGCCTGGTATTTAAACCCTGTCTGTATCCTGATTTTTTTGGGCGGCGCGCTGCTGGAAATTATTTACTGCTTTTTGTTGAAAATCAGTTATCTCAGGATTGTCATCAACGGATTTGTAAAAGCCGCAGGTCCCGTTGCTGCTGTTTTTGCCGTGGACAAAAGTCCCGATGCCCTGTTTTTATGCTTAATTTTTATTTTCTTTTTCCTATGGGAAGCCGGGGGGCAGAATATCCCCAATGATTATACCGATATAGATGAAGACCGGCAGATACATGCAAAAACCCTCCCCCTGGTGTTTGGACGTGAAACGGCAAGTTTTCTGATCATGGGGTCTCTGGGTGCCGCGTTATGTGTAATGACGATAGTGTTTTTTATGTCGCCGGTTGATTTTAGATGGTTTTCATATCTGGTTTTCGGGACAGGCTCTTTTTTCCTATTGATTCATCCTGCGCAAAAGCTTCGGAAAACGGGGCTAAACCAAGCCGCAATGACCCTTTTCAACAAAGCAAGTTATTATCCGCTCTTTCTTTTGTGTGTGGTGCTCATGGATTTGTTTCTGTAA
- a CDS encoding pirin family protein, which yields MSDARKIKLILTRQPTMEGAGVHLNRVFGYNEAPTFDPFLMLDDFRSDTPEHYRKGFPWHPHRGIETITYVLKGDVEHGDSLGNKGMISSGDVQWMTAGSGIVHQEMPKGDANGSMHGFQLWANLPASQKMISPKYRDITADKIPEVQIQNGVRIKVIAGDIDNKKGPMDDIVIDPEFLDCTVPPEQTFIHEVDPSYTAFIYVIGGKGTTDGKAIENGKLVLYEKGNYLTVTASGKPIRFLLLTGKPLQETVAWKGPIVMNTQEELETAFQEYQDGTFIKAD from the coding sequence ATGTCAGATGCAAGAAAAATTAAACTCATATTAACCCGTCAACCCACAATGGAAGGAGCCGGGGTTCACTTGAACCGGGTATTCGGATATAATGAAGCTCCGACCTTTGATCCTTTTCTAATGCTGGACGATTTTCGATCTGATACACCTGAGCATTATCGAAAAGGGTTCCCCTGGCATCCCCATCGGGGTATTGAAACTATCACCTATGTCTTGAAAGGGGATGTGGAACACGGGGACAGTTTAGGCAATAAAGGCATGATTTCTTCCGGGGATGTGCAGTGGATGACGGCAGGCAGCGGTATTGTCCACCAGGAGATGCCCAAGGGAGATGCTAATGGATCAATGCATGGATTCCAACTGTGGGCCAACCTGCCGGCTTCTCAGAAAATGATATCACCGAAATATCGTGACATTACAGCGGACAAGATCCCTGAAGTTCAAATCCAGAATGGTGTCCGCATCAAAGTCATTGCAGGGGATATTGACAATAAAAAAGGCCCCATGGATGACATTGTTATTGATCCTGAATTTTTAGACTGCACCGTACCCCCAGAACAGACCTTTATCCATGAGGTTGATCCTTCTTATACTGCTTTTATTTATGTGATCGGTGGCAAAGGGACAACAGATGGCAAGGCCATCGAAAATGGTAAGCTGGTACTTTATGAAAAAGGAAATTATTTAACAGTAACGGCCTCTGGCAAACCGATAAGGTTCCTGCTGCTCACAGGCAAACCCTTGCAGGAAACTGTGGCATGGAAAGGGCCCATTGTCATGAATACCCAGGAAGAATTAGAAACTGCATTTCAGGAGTATCAGGACGGTACATTTATAAAAGCAGACTAA
- a CDS encoding YceI family protein codes for MKETDTYKELNPKALYQWIDEKRNFTLIDTLKSDSFTRRHLKNAVNACVFEVTFVDQVNAITDDMNSVIVLYGASKRSFDAVTAAEKLTQNGYTDIYILKGGIEDWLSEGFFLEGEAVNETYDPQTVLTLEDGSYKIDTDQSIIEWSGRNPTTTHFGTVEIASGQIIVTNGIITGTFDINMDSIQNKSLEGDELQPVLIDHLKSDDFFLTKIFPTARYEINKAEPVKEPFLSFPNYGISGNLELRGIKAQQDFMATITKTPEKNLMVEAHFDIDRTKWGIIYGSSRFFECLGIHMVFDLISLQIRVVTN; via the coding sequence ATGAAAGAGACTGACACATACAAGGAATTAAATCCTAAAGCGCTTTATCAATGGATTGATGAAAAAAGAAACTTTACTCTTATTGATACGTTGAAATCTGATAGTTTTACCAGGCGTCATTTGAAGAATGCTGTTAATGCCTGTGTTTTCGAAGTCACATTCGTTGACCAGGTCAATGCTATCACAGATGATATGAATTCTGTGATTGTACTTTACGGTGCCAGCAAACGATCCTTTGACGCGGTTACTGCAGCTGAGAAGCTTACGCAGAATGGCTATACAGATATTTATATATTAAAAGGGGGTATTGAAGACTGGCTATCCGAAGGCTTTTTTTTGGAGGGGGAGGCGGTTAACGAAACTTACGATCCCCAGACCGTACTGACACTTGAAGATGGTTCCTATAAAATTGATACGGATCAGAGTATAATCGAATGGAGCGGGAGAAATCCAACCACCACTCATTTTGGCACCGTTGAAATCGCGAGTGGCCAGATAATAGTTACAAATGGGATTATTACCGGTACGTTTGATATCAACATGGATTCTATCCAGAACAAAAGTCTTGAAGGCGATGAATTACAGCCAGTGCTGATAGACCATCTTAAATCGGATGATTTTTTCCTGACCAAAATTTTTCCAACAGCCAGATATGAGATCAATAAGGCTGAGCCTGTAAAAGAGCCTTTCTTGAGTTTTCCAAACTATGGAATATCTGGAAATTTAGAATTGCGAGGTATTAAAGCACAACAAGATTTCATGGCCACCATTACCAAAACACCTGAAAAAAATTTAATGGTTGAAGCACATTTTGACATTGACCGGACAAAATGGGGAATCATCTATGGGTCAAGCCGATTTTTTGAATGTCTCGGGATACATATGGTTTTTGATTTGATCAGTCTTCAAATCCGAGTTGTCACAAATTGA
- a CDS encoding AAA family ATPase — MDIENLKKSFKQYLPDFIDFKNPSQKYLDEEYNYKKAISVYAHEIFDNWVKQASDSISPKEFKELLTQLLRKKIPGIDSTQSLAGWRDNSVLFDEILNNDSQTQQFMSLLHGLLKEATASDNVTNSLEPFLNWLNSMDCPPNLTKVFPSFKGFLFIWNPSQHFFIKPRIFDRFLRSIGEKPLGTGYRLTPDEYQRILKIMNEIGKELADWHPKDMIDLHSFFWIVQDSTTLKTNDGKKIKDNVKNLMEEPGAQETLQRVDLPLNLILYGPPGTGKTFELETNMFPKFTGEKEKRFEFITFHQSYSYEEFVEGIKPVVDETFGSGLTYEVRDGIFKQMVERAIRDPLNSYALFVDEINRANISKVFGELITLLESDKRMVWDTDTGKWVGGLRVRLPYKHTQSPEAELFGVPNNLYIVGTMNTADRSIALLDTALRRRFQFSELMPRPDLLGKKPVRCPDNEILIDLEKLLEAMNDRIEFLFDRDHQIGHAYFISIQNYADLERVFINQIIPLLQEYFYSDWEKIQLVLGDLEETLDKDGKPKARQDAIISYRIPEVHALLGAVDQFGSQRIYEMPEQIQPKSIIKIYDAS, encoded by the coding sequence ATGGATATTGAGAACCTCAAGAAAAGTTTCAAGCAGTATCTGCCCGATTTTATAGATTTTAAGAATCCTAGCCAAAAATATTTGGACGAAGAATACAATTATAAAAAGGCCATCTCTGTTTATGCACATGAAATTTTTGACAACTGGGTTAAGCAGGCCTCTGATTCTATATCCCCAAAAGAGTTTAAAGAGCTTTTAACTCAATTGCTGCGGAAAAAAATTCCAGGGATTGATAGCACACAAAGTTTGGCTGGCTGGAGAGATAATTCCGTTTTGTTTGATGAAATTCTCAATAATGACAGTCAAACTCAGCAATTCATGTCTCTTCTGCATGGTCTTCTTAAAGAGGCGACGGCAAGTGACAATGTCACAAACAGCTTAGAACCGTTTTTAAACTGGCTAAATTCTATGGATTGTCCCCCGAATTTAACCAAGGTATTTCCCAGTTTCAAAGGCTTTCTATTTATTTGGAACCCATCACAACATTTTTTTATTAAGCCACGAATTTTCGATCGTTTTTTAAGAAGCATTGGTGAGAAACCATTAGGCACTGGTTACCGACTAACGCCGGATGAATATCAACGCATTTTGAAGATTATGAATGAGATAGGGAAGGAACTGGCAGACTGGCATCCAAAAGATATGATTGACCTGCATAGTTTTTTCTGGATAGTCCAGGATTCCACTACTCTAAAAACCAACGATGGTAAAAAGATAAAAGATAATGTAAAAAATTTAATGGAAGAACCTGGGGCGCAGGAAACATTGCAACGTGTCGATCTCCCGCTTAACCTTATTCTTTATGGCCCCCCTGGTACCGGAAAAACATTTGAATTAGAAACAAATATGTTTCCCAAATTTACCGGCGAAAAAGAAAAACGTTTTGAATTTATCACTTTCCATCAGAGCTATTCATATGAAGAATTTGTTGAAGGTATTAAACCAGTTGTTGATGAAACGTTCGGATCAGGGCTTACCTATGAGGTCCGTGACGGTATTTTTAAACAGATGGTTGAGCGTGCAATCCGAGATCCTCTGAATAGTTATGCGCTTTTTGTGGATGAAATAAACCGGGCCAATATTTCTAAAGTGTTTGGAGAACTCATTACACTTCTGGAATCGGATAAAAGAATGGTTTGGGATACTGATACAGGTAAATGGGTCGGCGGATTACGTGTTAGGCTTCCATACAAACATACACAGTCTCCAGAAGCTGAGCTTTTTGGCGTTCCAAATAACTTATACATAGTCGGTACAATGAATACGGCAGATCGTAGTATCGCACTGTTGGACACAGCACTGCGGCGCAGGTTCCAATTCAGTGAATTGATGCCAAGGCCCGACCTTTTAGGGAAAAAACCAGTACGCTGCCCTGATAATGAAATTTTAATAGATCTTGAAAAATTGCTTGAGGCTATGAATGATCGGATTGAGTTCCTATTTGACAGAGATCACCAGATCGGCCACGCATATTTTATCTCAATCCAAAATTATGCAGATCTCGAGCGGGTATTTATAAACCAGATCATCCCCTTGCTACAGGAATATTTTTATAGCGACTGGGAAAAAATTCAACTTGTCTTGGGAGACCTTGAGGAAACGCTTGATAAAGATGGTAAACCTAAGGCCCGACAGGATGCAATAATATCATATAGAATCCCGGAAGTGCATGCTTTGCTCGGGGCGGTTGATCAGTTTGGTAGCCAAAGGATTTATGAGATGCCTGAGCAAATTCAACCAAAATCTATCATCAAAATATATGACGCTTCTTAA